The DNA sequence ATATGTCTTATGTTTTTCGGCATATCGAATAAATAATGTATCAAGAAGTTAATAACAAAAAAATCACCTTTACCATTCATTTCACTGTTCTTATTCCAAACAGTTACTAACATCAATATACGCTTAATACTATATGCATATTGTGATAGTATTTTAAGAGGTGAGCTATTGGAGTATAGCAAAGATCACTCCTTTACCGATCTGCGAGTAAATCAGAGATCGCTTCATTGATCAAACTGCTTTCAAATCCTTTGCCTGCGGCATAATTGAAGCACTTTGCCCTGATTTTATAGTGATTGGTTTCTTTCAGACCATCCATCTTTTTACGAATTAAGTTTTTCAGTACCTCGTAATATTCGTCAGTATCAATTTCTTCCATAGCCATATCAGCCAACCTGTCAGTGATTTGCTTTTGCCTGAGCCCTTGTCTGATTTTGATCTTGCCCCATCGGTTTCCATTAAACTTTCCTCTTGTATAAGCACGTGCGAATCGTTCCTCATTCAGAAAATTCTCTTCCCTTAACCATTGAATGGCTTCCATCACTTGATCCTCATCCAAACCATAGCCGTAGAGTTTTTCTTCCACTTCTACGTGGCTGCGCTCCTGATAAGCACAATAGGCGGCTATTTTTGGCAAGGCTTGCTTGACTGTGTATACTTGGTCTGCGATAATACTTACTGTTTTAGTCCTACAATAAACTAGTTCCAAATATAACTTTCCTCTTTCAAGGGCGGTAATATTTAACTTTGTTTATTCTAACAAATGAAAAGGCCTTCCTGTCATACAATTGACAAGAAGGCCTCTCTTTATATTTAGCTGAATAATCAGTTTACTCTAGTCGAACACTTTCGATTGCTATACCATGTTTTTCGTCTAGCTCGGAATTGGGGATTTCAGGTCCAATCGAGAACTGAATGTCTGTTGCATTTTGAATGTCAAATGGAACAGGATTGTCATTCTCAAAATAGTAAGGTAAGAATGAAGGATAAGGCCTAGGCAAGATTACATACTTGACAGTGTTTAGTACTGACAAGTTGATTTCGTGTTCAGCTTTTTCGGGAGAAAGCGTGATTACTTTTCCATAAGCAGCTCCATCTTTCATAATGAGCGCTACTTGAAGCTTACAAGGCTTATTGTTTAAAGCTCTTGCTTTGATGATAAGCTTTTGCTTGTCGTTCAATGAAGCTTTTCTGTATTGGACTCTCTTCTGAAAGTTGTATTTCATGGAGTAGTCATAGATTTTGTCACCATTTGTATTTTCAGGGTCAGCCTCAAAAAGTTGTTCTAGGTTGACAAAATATTCGCCCTTGTTAGGTTCAGAGGAAGGTAAAATACCTGCATCTTTTTTCCATAGCTTCATTAGGTAATCTGAGTCTTGGATAGCATCAAAAAGATAAACCGGACTATTCCCTTCAATTACATTGAGTTGATAAGCCTCTCTGCCATCGAAGTCCCAGTCTCCTTGTTTTCCATTTTTTCCAGAAGGGTAAGTAACAAATGTTCCATTCTTCTTGACACTGATAAAATACTTCAGGATACCTGTATTTAGACTCTCAGCAGGAACTTGTACTTCATAGTCGTAACCGGCTTTTGGTTCCATTGTAAGGGATAACGGTTTTCCTGTTCCATACCCAGTCAGGATTACTTCTTCAGGTGCGTTTTCTGTGACGATGGTAGCCTTGATCGTAATTGGTTTATTGGCAA is a window from the Limibacter armeniacum genome containing:
- a CDS encoding regulatory protein RecX, with translation MELVYCRTKTVSIIADQVYTVKQALPKIAAYCAYQERSHVEVEEKLYGYGLDEDQVMEAIQWLREENFLNEERFARAYTRGKFNGNRWGKIKIRQGLRQKQITDRLADMAMEEIDTDEYYEVLKNLIRKKMDGLKETNHYKIRAKCFNYAAGKGFESSLINEAISDLLADR